One segment of Nostoc piscinale CENA21 DNA contains the following:
- a CDS encoding ATP-binding protein translates to MLRMVERDHLTVRSELPLLNKVQQWFEQFCLKYLCQRGWTENQLYRLNLALAEGFTNAVRHAHEALPPETTIDIEVSLWIDRMEIRIWDHGQPFNPDAIAEPKPGTPQEGGYGWFLLRRLTDRVVYERSADERNCLLIIEYSRQ, encoded by the coding sequence ATGCTGAGAATGGTGGAGCGCGACCATCTGACTGTCAGGAGCGAACTTCCGCTCTTAAATAAAGTTCAACAATGGTTTGAGCAGTTTTGTCTCAAATATTTATGTCAACGTGGTTGGACAGAAAACCAACTCTATCGTCTGAATTTAGCATTAGCAGAGGGCTTTACCAATGCAGTGCGCCATGCTCATGAGGCTTTACCACCGGAAACAACTATAGATATTGAAGTGAGTCTATGGATTGACCGAATGGAAATTAGAATTTGGGATCATGGCCAGCCTTTTAATCCAGATGCGATCGCCGAGCCAAAACCAGGTACTCCCCAGGAAGGAGGTTATGGCTGGTTTTTGTTAAGGCGTTTAACTGATCGGGTGGTTTATGAACGTAGTGCGGATGAGCGAAATTGTCTGTTAATCATCGAGTACAGTCGCCAATAA
- the petB gene encoding cytochrome b6 — protein sequence MANVYDWFEERLEIQALAEDVTSKYVPPHVNIFYCLGGITLVCFLIQFATGFAMTFYYRPTVTEAYASVQYIMNEVNFGWLIRSIHRWSASMMVLMMILHVFRVYLTGGFKKPRELTWVSGVIMAVITVSFGVTGYSLPWDQVGYWAVKIVSGVPEAIPVVGTLISDLLRGGSSVGQGTLTRYYSAHTFVLPWLIAVFMLFHFLMIRKQGISGPL from the coding sequence ATGGCCAACGTTTACGACTGGTTTGAGGAACGCTTGGAAATTCAGGCGCTTGCTGAAGACGTAACAAGCAAGTACGTACCTCCCCACGTCAACATCTTTTACTGTCTGGGTGGAATTACTCTAGTTTGCTTTCTCATCCAGTTTGCTACTGGATTTGCAATGACGTTCTACTACAGACCAACAGTTACAGAAGCTTATGCTTCTGTACAGTACATCATGAACGAAGTAAACTTCGGTTGGCTGATTCGCTCCATCCACCGTTGGTCTGCCAGCATGATGGTGTTAATGATGATTCTGCACGTTTTCCGGGTTTATTTGACTGGTGGTTTTAAAAAGCCCCGCGAATTGACCTGGGTCAGCGGTGTAATCATGGCTGTGATCACCGTTTCCTTTGGAGTGACTGGCTACTCTTTGCCTTGGGATCAAGTAGGATACTGGGCTGTGAAAATCGTGAGTGGTGTACCAGAAGCGATTCCCGTAGTTGGGACATTGATTTCTGATTTGTTGCGCGGTGGTTCTAGTGTTGGTCAAGGAACCCTAACTCGTTACTACAGCGCCCACACCTTTGTTCTACCTTGGCTAATTGCAGTCTTCATGCTGTTCCACTTCTTGATGATCCGCAAACAAGGCATTTCTGGGCCTTTGTAA
- the petD gene encoding cytochrome b6-f complex subunit IV produces the protein MATQKKPDLSDPILRAKLAKGMGHNYYGEPAWPNDLLYVFPIVIMGSFACIVALAVLDPAMTGEPADPFATPLEILPEWYLYPVFQILRSLPNKLLGVLAMASVPLGLILVPFIENVNKFQNPFRRPVATTVFLFGTLVTLWLGIGAALPLDKSLTLGLF, from the coding sequence ATGGCAACACAGAAAAAACCCGATCTGAGCGATCCTATCTTAAGAGCCAAGCTGGCGAAGGGAATGGGTCACAACTATTATGGTGAACCCGCTTGGCCCAATGATCTACTTTATGTATTCCCAATTGTAATCATGGGATCTTTCGCTTGTATTGTGGCTCTAGCTGTACTAGACCCAGCAATGACAGGTGAACCAGCAGATCCTTTCGCTACCCCACTGGAAATTCTGCCAGAGTGGTACTTGTACCCTGTATTCCAAATTTTGCGATCGCTTCCTAACAAATTGTTGGGAGTTCTGGCAATGGCTTCCGTACCCCTGGGATTAATTCTGGTTCCCTTCATTGAGAACGTGAATAAGTTCCAAAACCCCTTCCGTCGTCCAGTTGCAACTACAGTATTTCTGTTTGGAACTTTGGTAACTTTGTGGTTGGGTATTGGCGCAGCTTTACCTTTAGACAAATCCTTGACCTTGGGACTTTTCTAA